The segment CTTCGGGCTCGGGACGGACAGCAATGACGCCGGCACGTTGCTTTTCGACGAGAATGACGAAGGTGTGATCTGACTGGAACGCATTCAAGAACCGCTCGCGAACCCGGACCGGATCCCAGCGACCAAGCCGTTCCAAATCCGGACGCATGACGACGGCGCGCAGTTCGGCGATCCAGTCGGCAGCGGTGGGCAGGGCGGGACGGAGTGAGAATTCGGCAGCCACTGGACTATTCAACCCCAATCGACGCCCTAAGCCGTGAGCACCCGCACCGGATTTCCCCGCACCCACGCGCGGATGTCCTCGAAGGCCTCGCCATAGAAGCGGGCGTAGCTTTGCGAGCTGACGTAACCCAAGTGCGGTGTCAGCACGGTTCGCGGCGCCGTGAGCAAGGGGTGGTCCGCCGGGAGGGGCTCGACGTCGTACACGTCCAGGGCCGCGCCGCCGAGCCACCCTTCGTTGAGGCCGTGGAGGAGGGCAGCCTCGTCCACGATCGGCCCGCGGGCTGTGTTCACCAGGACGCCTTTAGGGCCGAGGAGCCGCAGTTCGTCCTCCCCGACAAGCCCCCGGGACCGTTCCGATAACCGCACGTGGACACTGACGACGTCGGCCTCCCGGAAGAGTGCCTCCTTGCTCACCTTTCTGGCGCCGGCCGCGGCGGCGGTCTCTTCGGTGAGGTTGGGACTCCAAGCAATGACATCCATGCCGAACGCCTTGCCATAGCCTGCGATCTTGCTCCCGATCTTGCCCAGTCCAAGCACGCCGAGCGTCTTTCCTGACACTTCGAAACCCACGGTGCTCTGCCAATTTCCCGCGCGCAGCCGACGGTCCTCGAACGGCACGTTCCGTGCGAAAGCCAGGAGCAGGGCCCACGTCAGCTCGGGAGCAGCGGAGGGTGAGCCGCCCGTCCCACAGACAGTGATGCCCTGCTCCTCGGCTGCGCGCATGTCGATGGCTGCGTTGGCCATTCCGGTGGTGACCAGGAGCCTCAGCTTGGGCAGTTGCCGGAGGCACTCGGCGTCGAAAGCGGTCCGTTCCCGCATGGCCATGATGATGTCGAAGTCGCGGAGCGCGGCCACGGCGTCCGCCAAAGGCTCCCTGAAAACGGTGACATCGACGCCGTCGTCGGCGAGCTCAGCCCACGGCGCGTAGTCGTGGGCGACGGCTTGGTAGTCGTCGAGGATGGCAAGGCGCTGGACCATGGAATTCCCTTTCGCTGGGAGGGATCGCGGCTATGTGGAAAGTTACACTCCCAGGGAACCCTAGCTCTTCGGCAAGCCCGGCGGATTCAGTTGCGACGTCTGGATTGCCTCCGCCGAAAGACCCCAGCGGTCAAGGATCTTCCCATACGTACCGTCCTTGATGAGCGAGTTCAGGCCGGCCTGGGCCGCCGCAGCGAAGCCGTTGCCCTTCTTGGTGGTCACCGCGATGCTCGCCTTGAGCGGCCACCCGCCGTCAACCAGTCCCACGCTCTTGGTCTTGCCATCGGTCTGCGACTTGTAGGACGCGGTCGCGTTCGGCCCGAACGTCAGGTCCGCACGGCCCGACTGCAGCGCGAGCGTGGAGGCCGAGTCGTCGTCGTAATACTGGAATTCAACCGGCTTCAAGCCGTTCTTCTTGTTCTCGGCGTCCCAGCGCAACAGGATTGCTTCCTGGTTGGTGCCCGAGCCCACAATGATCCGCTTGCCCGCCACGTCCGGAGCCGAGTCCACCTTCGTGATTGAGCTGTCGCTCTTGGCGTAGAAGCCCAGTTTGTCCTCGCGGTAGCTGGCGAAATCGAACTTGAGCTTGCGCTCTTCAGTCACGGTGACGTTCGAGATGACGGCCTCGTACTTGCCCGATTCCACGCCCAACGGCCAGTCGGCCCACGCCGTCGGGACAATGTCCGCCTTGAGTCCCAGTGATTCTGCCAGGGCGACCGCGATGTCCACCTCGTTGCCCACCGGCGTCTTGTTGTCCGTGGCGTAGACGGCCAGCGGCGCGGCGAAGGGACTCACCGCGACGGTCAGCTTTCCGTCTGCCTTGACCGACTGCGGCACGAGGGCGGCGGCTTCCGGCGACACCTGCACAGGGAACCGGTGCTGCTCGGGCGCCAGGTTGAAGGTTTTGCCAGCGGAAGAGCCAGTGGACGACGACGACGGCGCTGACGCGGCTGAGGCGCCCGGGTCCGAGCACGCAGCGAGGCCGAGAGTAGTGGTCACCGCGAGTGCCAGTGCAGTGCCTGTTTTGAGGCGTGAAGTAGCCATAGAGTCCCCTTCGAAAGTGATGGATGGTGTGCGTTGCAGCAACTATCCGGCAGGGCCCAGCACCGGTCAAAGCGCTGTGAAACGCTGGGCTACAGGGGTTAACGGAGGTTCATTCGAGGTCCCGAAGAGTCACACTGCAGCCACGGTGTAGGCTTCCCACACAACCGCCGACACTTGAGGAGATTTTTCGTGAGCAACGAGCAAACCCCGGTCAATCAGGCGCTGGATTCCTACGCAGCTGCTGTCCACGCGAAAGACGTTGACGCATTCACAGCGCTCTACGATGACAACGTCCACATCTACGACTCCTGGGGGCAATGGCAATACACGGGAATCGAGGCTTGGCGGTCGATGGCGGGCGAATGGTTCTCTTCGCTTGGCGATGAGCGCGTGCAGGTCGAATTCAACGATGTGCAGTCCGTCGTCGGGGCCGACGTGGCTTTCGGGCATGCGGCCGTGACCTTCGCCGGGATCTCGGCTGATGGGGAACGGCTCCGGGCGATGACCAACCGCTTCACCATTTGCCTTGAGAAGAAGGACGACACCTGGAAGATCTCCCACGAGCACTCTTCGCTGCCCATCGATATGGAGACCGGCAAAGGCATCTTCACGAGCTGAGACGGAACCCACGCAAGGAAGAGAAATAACCCGGGCGCCGCCGTCGTTGTCGCAAGAGTGGCCGGGAAACCGGCCCCTCGAACGAAACCACCTTCGAAAGGCCGGCATAACGTGACTGTTCCCCTCTCCATCCTCGACCTGGCAATTATTGGCAAAGGCCAGACGGCGGCGGAGAGCTTCGCCGGGAGCGTCGCCATGGCGCAACTGGCCGAACGGCTCGGCTACCGGCGGATCTGGTACGCCGAGCACCACAACATGGGCTCGATCGCTTCCTCGGCCACGAGCGTGCTGATTGCCCACATCGCCGCCAACACAAGCAGCATCCGGCTCGGTGCCGGCGGCGTCATGCTGCCCAACCACTCGCCGCTCACCATCGCGGAGCAGTTCGGCACCCTCGAGACGCTTCACCCGGGCCGCATCGACCTCGGTCTCGGACGGGCGCCCGGCAGTGACCAGAACACTATGCGTGCACTCCGCCGCGATCCCATGGCTGCCGACACCTTCCCGCAGGACGTGTTGGAGCTGCAGGGCTACCTCACGGGACCCACGCGGATCCAAGGGGTGGAAGCTACGCCCGGCAAGGGCACCAACGTGCCGCTCTACATCCTCGGCTCCTCCTTGTTCGGGGCGCATCTGGCGGCGCAGCTCGGCCTGCCCTACGCCTTCGCCTCGCACTTCGCGCCCAACGCGCTGCAGGACGCCGTCGCCGTCTACCGCCGCGAGTTCAAGCCGTCCGAGCAGCTGCAGGAGCCCTACGTGATCGCGGGCGTGAACGTGGTGGCCGCGCATTCGGCGGCCGAAGCCCAACGGCTCTTCCTCGAAATCAAGCGGGACCGCGTCTCGCGTTTCCTGGGCGGCGGCCGCGAATTCACCGACGCCGAAGCGGACCTCATCCTCGACTCGCCGCAGGGCCAGCACATCGCACAAATGGTGAAGTACTCGGCGGTGGGCACCCCGGAAGTGGTGCGCGAGTACCTTGACGAATTTGCCCGCCACGCCGACGCCGACGAACTGATCGTTGCCCACCAAAGCACCGGCACAGAGCAGCGACTGCGTTCCGTGGAGCTGGTCGCGGAGGCCGTGGGGCTGACCCGGGTGTAGCGCCACGGCAAACTCGTTACACCCCGGCAATACGCGGGTCATGGAGGCGAAACCCGCCGGGCGGAAACTGGACGAACCACCCGGAAGGATCGTCCCCCATGGCTACTCCGCTCAATTTGTCCGTGGCCGATTCGGCATTGCTGACAAAATCGCTTCCGTTGGGCCTCCTGCGGACGGCAGTCCAATCCGAGGCGGCCCATGATGGAATCACTCCGGAGCTGCTAGCAGAACTGAGGATGCTGGCCCGGACTCCGGGGCTCCTGGTGGCCTGTAATTACGGTGGAACCCTCTGCGCTGCGGAAGGCGTATCCACTGAGACGCTCCCCTTGGGGAGTGCCGCCGTCGCGCTCCGGGCTCTGGCAGCACTGCCGAACACGCACACAGCCGTCATCTCCGGCAGGTCGCTGCGGGACCTTGCCGCGGTGTCGCGGTTGCCGGCGGAAGTCCACCTGGTAGGTTCGCACGGCGCCGAATTCGACATGACCTACGCGTACAGCGTCTCGATGGCCACAGAAGCCATCCTTCAGCAGGCAGCGACCGCCTTGAACGAATCCATCGGTTTCGAAAAGGGCATCAGCATCGAGCGCAAGCCCGTGGCGGTAGCCATCCACACCAGGCCGGCCACTCCTGCCGTCGTGGCACGGGTGACGCGCGAGGCGCACCAGATCGCCCGTGAACTGGGCCTGTTTTTCATTGTGGACGGATCCGTCCTGGACTTGTCCATCGTGGAGCCCTCCAAAGACGCCGCGCTGGAGCATCTGCGCACACAGTTGGGGGCCAGCGCGGCCCTGTTTGCCGGCGACGCGGAGAGCGATGAGTTCGCGATCGCCACCTTGCGGGGCCCGGATCTTGGCCTGCACGTTGGTGATGGAGAATCCACGGCGCGCCACCGCTTGCCGGACCCGGAATCCTTCGCCAAAGTGCTCGCCATCCTGTTCGAGCTGCGCCGTGCGTGGCTGTTCGGCGAGGACGCGGTGGGGCTGGAGCGGCATTCGATGATCGGCAACGGGACCTCGACGGCGCTGCTCACCCCGGAGGCCAAGATCTGCTGGATGAGCCATCCCCTCCCGGATTCCGGCTCCTTGTTTGCCCACATCCTTGGCGGTGACCCGGCCGGCCACTTCAGCGTGGAACCGGTCAAGACATCGAAGGTGCTGGGCCAGCGCTATGTGGACAACACCATGATCGTGGAGACGCGCTGGGCGGACGTGACGGTCACCGACTATCTTGAGCCGGCACCGGACGGCATCACCAGCCTGGTCCGGGTCCTGTCCGGAACCGGCAGCGCGCGGATTGTTTTCGCACCGCGGCCGGACTATGCCAACGCCCCGTTCAACATGGAGGTCCGCGGCGAAGAGCTGCACGTCGTGGGCACCTCGGATCCCATCGTTCTCTTCGCTCCCGGAGTGCCCTTCACGGTCACGAGCGACGGCAAACACGGCACCGCCACCGCGGAAGTCAGCCTCGCGTACGGTCCTGTCGTCATGAACCTGAGGTGCGGAGACACTGAGCCGACGACCCCGGACCCCGCCGGAGAGCTCGCCCGGCGGGCCGCCGTCGCGCACCAATCCCGGCTGTGGGTCCGCGGGCTGGAACTGCCCGACATGAAACCGTCATTGGTGCGGCGCTCGGCACTGGTCCTGAAAGCGCTGGTGCACGAGCCGACCGGGGCTGTCCTCGCAGCTCCAACCACGTCGTTGCCGGAAGGGATCGGCGGCACCCGCAATTGGGACTACCGCTATTGCTGGCTCCGCGACGGCTCCATGACGGTCAATGCGCTCGTGGACCTGGGTTCCACCGAGGAGGCAGACGGGTTCCTCCGCTGGCTGGGCCGCATCCTTGAGAACGCGCCCGGTCCGGAATGGCTGCACCCCCTGTACTCCGTGACCGGCTCCCCGCTGTCGACGGAGGCCATTATCGAGAGCCTCCCCGGTTACGCCGGCTCGCGGCCCGTGCGGATCGGGAACGCCGCCGACCACCAAGTGCAGCTGGACGTCTTCGGACCGATCGCCGAGCTCATCCAGACCCTCAGCAAGCGTCGCGGCACCTTGCCGGACGAGCACTGGAGACTCATGGAGCAGATGGCCTCGGCCGTCTTGGCCCGTTGGCACGAACCCGACCACGGCATTTGGGAAGCCCGGCGGGCGCCACGGCACCACATCTATACCAAGGTGATGTGCTGGGTGACGCTCGACCGGGCCATGCAGACGGCGGTCCGGTTCCGGCGCCCCATCGGGGCCGAGTGGGAGGAAACGGCCA is part of the Arthrobacter ramosus genome and harbors:
- a CDS encoding YybH family protein; this translates as MSNEQTPVNQALDSYAAAVHAKDVDAFTALYDDNVHIYDSWGQWQYTGIEAWRSMAGEWFSSLGDERVQVEFNDVQSVVGADVAFGHAAVTFAGISADGERLRAMTNRFTICLEKKDDTWKISHEHSSLPIDMETGKGIFTS
- a CDS encoding D-2-hydroxyacid dehydrogenase family protein — protein: MVQRLAILDDYQAVAHDYAPWAELADDGVDVTVFREPLADAVAALRDFDIIMAMRERTAFDAECLRQLPKLRLLVTTGMANAAIDMRAAEEQGITVCGTGGSPSAAPELTWALLLAFARNVPFEDRRLRAGNWQSTVGFEVSGKTLGVLGLGKIGSKIAGYGKAFGMDVIAWSPNLTEETAAAAGARKVSKEALFREADVVSVHVRLSERSRGLVGEDELRLLGPKGVLVNTARGPIVDEAALLHGLNEGWLGGAALDVYDVEPLPADHPLLTAPRTVLTPHLGYVSSQSYARFYGEAFEDIRAWVRGNPVRVLTA
- a CDS encoding trehalase-like domain-containing protein, with the protein product MATPLNLSVADSALLTKSLPLGLLRTAVQSEAAHDGITPELLAELRMLARTPGLLVACNYGGTLCAAEGVSTETLPLGSAAVALRALAALPNTHTAVISGRSLRDLAAVSRLPAEVHLVGSHGAEFDMTYAYSVSMATEAILQQAATALNESIGFEKGISIERKPVAVAIHTRPATPAVVARVTREAHQIARELGLFFIVDGSVLDLSIVEPSKDAALEHLRTQLGASAALFAGDAESDEFAIATLRGPDLGLHVGDGESTARHRLPDPESFAKVLAILFELRRAWLFGEDAVGLERHSMIGNGTSTALLTPEAKICWMSHPLPDSGSLFAHILGGDPAGHFSVEPVKTSKVLGQRYVDNTMIVETRWADVTVTDYLEPAPDGITSLVRVLSGTGSARIVFAPRPDYANAPFNMEVRGEELHVVGTSDPIVLFAPGVPFTVTSDGKHGTATAEVSLAYGPVVMNLRCGDTEPTTPDPAGELARRAAVAHQSRLWVRGLELPDMKPSLVRRSALVLKALVHEPTGAVLAAPTTSLPEGIGGTRNWDYRYCWLRDGSMTVNALVDLGSTEEADGFLRWLGRILENAPGPEWLHPLYSVTGSPLSTEAIIESLPGYAGSRPVRIGNAADHQVQLDVFGPIAELIQTLSKRRGTLPDEHWRLMEQMASAVLARWHEPDHGIWEARRAPRHHIYTKVMCWVTLDRAMQTAVRFRRPIGAEWEETANIIRAEVLREGWDDSASSYTVAYDSPDLDAAVLHIGLSGLLDVRDQRFLDTVTAVERELRVGPTVFRYRYDDGLPGLEGGFHICTTWLIEAYLAVGRLDDALELFNQLVALFGPTGLLPEEFDPGTETHLGNHPQAYSHLGFIRCAQLLDRYLDSVDEQ
- a CDS encoding GNAT family N-acetyltransferase — protein: MAAEFSLRPALPTAADWIAELRAVVMRPDLERLGRWDPVRVRERFLNAFQSDHTFVILVEKQRAGVIAVRPEPEALWIEHFYIAPGFQGQGLGSGVLQRVMGESKDHRPFRLNVLQGSPARRLYERHGFVLETEDPVDVFMVAA
- a CDS encoding LLM class flavin-dependent oxidoreductase yields the protein MTVPLSILDLAIIGKGQTAAESFAGSVAMAQLAERLGYRRIWYAEHHNMGSIASSATSVLIAHIAANTSSIRLGAGGVMLPNHSPLTIAEQFGTLETLHPGRIDLGLGRAPGSDQNTMRALRRDPMAADTFPQDVLELQGYLTGPTRIQGVEATPGKGTNVPLYILGSSLFGAHLAAQLGLPYAFASHFAPNALQDAVAVYRREFKPSEQLQEPYVIAGVNVVAAHSAAEAQRLFLEIKRDRVSRFLGGGREFTDAEADLILDSPQGQHIAQMVKYSAVGTPEVVREYLDEFARHADADELIVAHQSTGTEQRLRSVELVAEAVGLTRV
- a CDS encoding ABC transporter substrate-binding protein is translated as MATSRLKTGTALALAVTTTLGLAACSDPGASAASAPSSSSTGSSAGKTFNLAPEQHRFPVQVSPEAAALVPQSVKADGKLTVAVSPFAAPLAVYATDNKTPVGNEVDIAVALAESLGLKADIVPTAWADWPLGVESGKYEAVISNVTVTEERKLKFDFASYREDKLGFYAKSDSSITKVDSAPDVAGKRIIVGSGTNQEAILLRWDAENKKNGLKPVEFQYYDDDSASTLALQSGRADLTFGPNATASYKSQTDGKTKSVGLVDGGWPLKASIAVTTKKGNGFAAAAQAGLNSLIKDGTYGKILDRWGLSAEAIQTSQLNPPGLPKS